In Festucalex cinctus isolate MCC-2025b chromosome 21, RoL_Fcin_1.0, whole genome shotgun sequence, one genomic interval encodes:
- the kidins220b gene encoding kinase D-interacting substrate of 220 kDa B isoform X1, translated as MDTTTSIKMTTMAIQKLFGHVEEENLTALRDHLDRFKEVDGRSDNGQTPLMLAAEQGSLEIVQELIRRGANVNLDDVDCWSALISAAKEGHVEVVKELLDNSAYVEHRDVGGWTALMWAAYKGRVEVAKALLEHGANPNTTGQYSVYPIIWASGRGHADVVKLLLDGGAKVNCSDKYGTTSLIWASRKGHFRCVTHLLENGADVDQDGANSMTALIVAVKGGFADVVKELLKRNPNVNMTDKDGNTALMIAAKEGYTEIVQDLLDAGTYVNIPDRSGDTVLIGAVRGGHVEIVRALLHKYADIDIRGQESKTALYWAVEKGNAAMVRDILQCNPDTETCTKDGETPLIKATKMRSIDIVELLLDKGAKVSAVDKRGDTPLHIAIRGRSRRLAELLLRNPKDGRLLYRPNKAGETPYNVDCSHQKSILTQIFGARHLSPSECDGDMLAYDLYSSALADILSEPTMQPPICVGLYAQWGSGKSFLLKKLEDEMKTFAGQQMEPLLGPSWLAAILSLLLCGAVALALGFTSDPKLAAAVSLSLLALLYIFFVVVYFGGRREGDNWNWAWLLSNRLARHIGYLELLLKLMFVNPPELPEQSARALPVRFLFTDYNRLSSVGGETSMAEMIATLSDACEREFGFLATRLFRVFKTDDTQGKSKWKKTCCVPSFVLSALVTGCLASGAALLAVLRAGGDKRTLGGALMALGGVVGAALLLNCRTWWRLSDAVLNSQRKRLHGAANKMHKLKSEGFMKVLKSEVELMAKMAKTIDGFTRHQTRLAVVIDSLDSCEQDKVLQMLDTVRVLFSKGPFISIFASDPHIIIKAINQNLNSVLRDFVNGHDYMRNIVHLPVFLNSRGLSGARKMGGADSAGAPANGDAAAAEGGAWHEELDRKLSQHSLGELAKCGSGKSALGRRDTYRRRQAQRSLTRQMSLDLTKLMVAEDWLTDISPQSMRRLLNIVSVTGRLLRANQIAFNWDRLASWINLTEQWPYRTSWLLLFLEESDGVPERATLKNVYERVLRNIPTSKDVEPLLEIDGDVRAFEVFVASRTPVLTAGDVRTFLPCTVNLDPKLREIIADVRAAREQADLSAAGYPSLQEVRPAGRPASVYSQVSSACSPSASFGGAPPPHSSYYSGMAGPQHPFYNRPYFPPHHHHLHHLPRPLLAAHPSHFLPRMLVRNAAAPRHAPASGSASVVSATPPTLLSAVTTEGVCERVRQIPGMDQAMLAAYTATIRKANANGRVLSQCNLDELKNEMNMNFGDWQLFRANVLEMRQAESQALYEEAASEQGDAPRGPRPRQRRVARVQLHAELRRPQRHRPGRAARAQTRRRRCRPVDGRPPAERQRQQPQLAGIQQRHRQTDRQAASRVPMRLPGIHRADGAVGGRRRRQTARASARTLRRRVGRQEGQSAVRQRRRRRAPSHHRGGREGRPGLLVQVAAGPQDLGGARRTQIGGGPALPQTGQRRRRVGGVGRQGPDGRLLAGAQGQGLPVGRHLGQEGLVRLGRALQRELAQPLAAGRGGGAVADGALAPDPGRRPHVHLQPRRGLARPRPRPRVEPQPRRRRRGAQQQRQQRPAGRRRRRPAPAGHAHHRQRERASGPPEAGPEAGRPSRGLRRHQRRRRLRRRAREHPVSARVLADKNNTLNIRPTLVKNRNLKKTHRNVGLEERDGDQF; from the exons ATGGACACCACCACATCCATCAAGATGACCACCATGGCCATCCAGAAGCTGTTCGGCCACGTGGAGGAGGAGAACCTGACGGCGCTGCGAGACCACCTGGACCGCTTCAAGGAAGTGGACGGACGCAGCGAC AACGGGCAGACGCCGCTGATGCTGGCCGCCGAGCAGGGCAGCCTGGAAATCGTGCAGGAGCTCATCCGGCGAGGGGCCAACGTCAACCTGGACGACGTG gACTGCTGGTCGGCGCTGATCTCGGCCGCCAAGGAAGGTCACGTGGAGGTCGTGAAGGAGCTCCTGGACAACAGCGCCTACGTCGAGCATCGCGACGTG GGCGGATGGACGGCGCTCATGTGGGCGGCGTACAAGGGTCGCGTGGAGGTCGCCAAGGCGCTGCTGGAGCACGGCGCCAACCCCAACACCACCGGACAG TACAGCGTGTACCCGATCATCTGGGCGTCCGGCCGAGGTCACGCCGACGTGGTGAAGCTCCTGTTGGACGGCGGCGCCAAAGTCAACTGCTCGGATAAG TACGGGACGACGTCTCTCATCTGGGCGTCGCGGAAAGGCCATTTCCGCTGCGTCACGCACCTGCTGGAGAACGGCGCCGACGTGGACCAGGACGGGGCG AACTCCATGACGGCGCTGATCGTGGCGGTGAAGGGCGGCTTCGCCGACGTGGTGAAGGAGCTGCTGAAGCGCAACCCCAACGTCAACATGACGGACAAAGACGGCAACACGGCGCTGATGATCGCCGCCAAGGAAGGCTACACCGAGATCGTGCAGGACCTCCTGGACGCCGGCACATACGTCAACATTCCCGACCGG AGCGGCGATACGGTGCTGATCGGAGCGGTGAGGGGCGGTCATGTGGAGATCGTCAGAGCGCTGCTGCACAAATACGCCGACATCGACATCCGCGGACAG GAGAGCAAGACGGCGCTGTACTGGGCGGTGGAGAAGGGCAACGCGGCGATGGTGCGCGACATCCTGCAGTGCAACCCCGACACGGAGACGTGCACCAAG GACGGCGAGACGCCGCTGATCAAAGCCACCAAGATGAGGAGCATCGACATCGTGGAGCTGCTGCTGGATAAAGGCGCCAAGGTGTCCGCCGTCGACAAG AGAGGAGACACGCCCCTGCACATCGCCATCCGCGGGCGCAGCCGGCGCCTGGCCGAGCTGCTCCTGAGGAACCCGAAAGATGGCCGCCTCCTCTACCGGCCCAACAAGGCGGGCGAGACGCCCTACAACGTCGACTGCAGCCACCAGAAGAGCATCCTCACGCAGATCTTCGGCGCac GTCACCTGTCGCCCAGCGAGTGCGACGGCGACATGCTGGCCTACGACCTGTACAGCTCGGCGCTGGCCGACATCCTGAGCGAGCCCACCATGCAGCCGCCCATCTGCGTGGGTCTCTACGCGCAGTGGGGCAGCGGCAAGTCCTTCCTGCTCAAGAAGCTGGAAG ACGAGATGAAGACGTTCGCGGGCCAGCAGATGGAGCCGCTGTTGGGCCCGTCCTggctggcggccatcttgtccctCCTGCTGTGCGGCGCGGTGGCGCTGGCGCTGGGCTTCACCTCCGACCCCAAGTTGGCCGCCGCCGTCTCGCTCAGCCTGCTGGCGCTGCTCTACATCTTCTTCG TGGTGGTCTACTTCGGGGGCCGGCGCGAGGGCGACAACTGGAACTGGGCGTGGCTGCTGAGCAACCGCCTGGCGCGCCACATCGGATACTTGGAGCTCCTCCTCAAGCTGATGTTCGTCAACCCGCCCGAGCTCCCGGAGCAGAGCGCCCGAGCGCTGCCCGTCAG GTTTCTGTTCACCGATTACAATCGGCTGTCGAGCGTCGGCGGCGAGACGTCGATGGCCGAGATGATCGCCACACTGTCGGACGCCTGCGAGCGGGAGTTTGGCTTCCTGGCCACGCGCCTCTTCAGGGTCTTCAAGACGGACGACACGCAAG GCAAGAGCAAGTGGAAGAAGACGTGCTGCGTGCCGTCGTTCGTGCTGTCGGCGCTGGTGACGGGCTGCCTGGCGAGCGGCGCGGCGCTGCTGGCCGTCCTGCGGGCGGGCGGGGACAAGCGGACGCTGGGCGGCGCGCTGATGGCGCTGGGCGGCGTGGTGGGCGCGGCCCTCCTGCTCAACTGCCGCACGTGGTGGCGGCTGTCGGACGCCGTGCTCAACTCGCAGCGGAAGCGGCTGCACGGCGCCGCCAACAAGATGCACAAGCTCAAGAGCGAAGGATTCATGAAG GTCCTCAAGAGCGAGGTGGAGCTGATGGCCAAGATGGCCAAGACCATCGACGGCTTCACGCGGCACCAGACCAGGTTGGCCGTCGTCATCGACAGCTTGGACTCGTGCGAGCAGGACAAAGTTCTGCAGATGCTCGACACG GTGCGAGTGCTGTTTTCCAAGGGGCCGTTCATCTCCATCTTCGCCAGCGACCCGCACATCATCATCAAGGCCATCAACCAGAACCTGAACAGCGTCCTGCGCGACTTCGTCAACGGACACGACTACATGCGCAACATCGTCCACCTGCCCGTCTTCCTCAACAGCCGAGGCCTGTCCGGCGCCAGGAAGATGGGCGGGGCCGACTCGGCCGGGGCGCCCGCCAACggggacgccgccgccgccgagggCGGGGCCTGGCACGAGGAGCTGGACCGCAAGTTGTCGCAGCACAGCTTGGGAGAACTCGCCAAGTGTGGCAGCGGCAAGAGCGCCCTCGGCCGGCGG GACACGTACCGGCGGCGCCAGGCGCAGCGTTCGCTGACTCGCCAGATGTCGCTGGACTTGACCAAACTGATGGTGGCCGAAGATTGGCTCACCGACATCAGCCCGCAGAGCATGCGAAGACTCCTCAACATCGTCTCCGTCACGG GTCGCCTGCTGCGAGCCAATCAGATCGCGTTCAACTGGGACCGGCTGGCGTCGTGGATCAACCTGACGGAGCAGTGGCCGTACCGCACGTCGtggctcctcctcttcctggAGGAGAGCGACGGCGTTCCCGAGCGCGCCACGCTCAAGAACGTCTACGAGAG GGTGTTGCGCAACATCCCCACCAGCAAGGACGTGGAGCCGCTGCTGGAGATCGACGGCGACGTGCGCGCCTTCGAAGTGTTCGTGGCGTCGCGGACGCCCGTCCTCACCGCCGGGGACGTTCGCACCTTCCTGCCCTGCACCGTCAACCTCGACCCCAAACTCCGAGAAATCATCGCCG ACGTGCGCGCGGCCCGCGAGCAGGCCGACCTGAGCGCGGCGGGCTACCCGAGCCTGCAGGAGGTCCGGCCGGCGGGCCGACCCGCCTCCGTGTACAGCCAGGTGTCGTCGGCGTGCTCGCCGTCCGCCTCCTTCGGCGGGGCCCCGCCCCCTCACAGCAGCTACTACAGCGGCATGGCCGGACCCCAGCACCCCTTCTACAACCGG CCATAtttccccccccaccaccaccatcttCACCACCTGCCACGCCCCCTGCTGGCCGCCCACCCATCACACTTCCTTCCTCGCATGCTCGTTCGGAACGCCGCCGCCCCCCGCCACGCCCCCGCCAGC GGCTCCGCCTCCGTGGTCTCGGCGACCCCGCCCACCCTCCTGAGCGCCGTGACGACGGAGGGCGTGTGCGAGCGCGTCAGACAGATCCCGGGCATGGACCAGGCCATGTTGGCGGCGTACACCGCCACCATCCGCAAG GCCAACGCCAACGGCCGCGTCCTGTCGCAGTGCAACCTGGACGAGCTGAAGAATGAGATGAACATGAACTTCGGAGACTGGCAGCTGTTCCGAGCCAAC GTGCTGGAAATGCGTCAGGCGGAGAGCCAGGCGCTGTACGAGGAGGCCGCCAGCGAGCAAGGC GACGCCCCGCGCGGGCCACGCCCCCGCCAGCGACGTGTCGCCCGTGTACAGCTTCACGCTGAGCTTCGACGACCTCAGCGCCATCGGCCTGGACGAGCAGCACGCGCACAGacacgccgccgccgctgccgcccaGTGGACG GTCGTCCCCCAGCGGAGCGGCAGCGTCAGCAGCCTCAACTCGCAGGAATCCAGCAACGACATCGCCAGACTGACCGACAAGCAGCAAGCCGAGTACCGATGCGCCTACCAGGAATACATCGCGCAGATGGCGCAGTTGGAGGCCGGCGGCGGCGACAGACCGCTCGCGCCTCAGCCCGGACACTTCGGCGGCGCGTCGGACGGCAAGAGGGCCAAAGCGCCGTCCGACAACGCCGACGGCGACGCGCTCCATCCCATCACCGAGGAGGACGAGAAGGTCGACCCGGCCTCCTCGTCCAAGTCGCTGCTGGCCCGCAAGACCTCGGCGGAGCGCGCCGGACTCAAATCGGCGGCGGGCCCGCGCTACCACAAACTGGCCAGCGACGACGACGAGTCGGAGGAGTCGGACGGCAAGGCCCGGACGGGCGTCTGCTCGCTGGCGCTCAAGGGCAAGGACTACCTGTCGGACGCCACCTTGGACAAGAAGGACTCGTCCGACTCGGGCGTGCGCTCCAACGAGAGCTCGCCCAACCACTCGCTGCAGGACGAGGAGGCGGAGCTGTCGCAGACGGAGCGCTCGCACCTGATCCGGGACGACGCCCGCATGTCCATCTGCAGCCCCGACGAGGCCTGGCCCGCCCACGCCCGCGACCGCGCGTGGAACCTCAACCGCGCCGGCGCCGGCGTGGCGCTCAACAACAACGCCAACAACGGCCAGCGGGCCGGAGACGCCGTCGTCCCGCCCCCGCCGGCCACGCCCACCACCGCCAACGAGAACGTGCGAGTGGTCCACCTGAGGCGGGGCCTGAAGCCGGGAGACCCTCCCGAGGTCTGCGCCGTCACCAACGACGCCGTCGTCTTCGGCGACGAGCGCGAGAGCATCCTGTGAGCGCGCGCGTCCTCGCCGATAAGAATAATACGCTAAATATTAGGCCAACATTAGTCAAAaacaggaatttaaaaaaaacacatcggaATGTTGGCTTGGAGGAACGTGATGGGGACCAGTTCTGA
- the kidins220b gene encoding kinase D-interacting substrate of 220 kDa B isoform X5: MDTTTSIKMTTMAIQKLFGHVEEENLTALRDHLDRFKEVDGRSDNGQTPLMLAAEQGSLEIVQELIRRGANVNLDDVDCWSALISAAKEGHVEVVKELLDNSAYVEHRDVGGWTALMWAAYKGRVEVAKALLEHGANPNTTGQYSVYPIIWASGRGHADVVKLLLDGGAKVNCSDKYGTTSLIWASRKGHFRCVTHLLENGADVDQDGANSMTALIVAVKGGFADVVKELLKRNPNVNMTDKDGNTALMIAAKEGYTEIVQDLLDAGTYVNIPDRSGDTVLIGAVRGGHVEIVRALLHKYADIDIRGQESKTALYWAVEKGNAAMVRDILQCNPDTETCTKDGETPLIKATKMRSIDIVELLLDKGAKVSAVDKRGDTPLHIAIRGRSRRLAELLLRNPKDGRLLYRPNKAGETPYNVDCSHQKSILTQIFGARHLSPSECDGDMLAYDLYSSALADILSEPTMQPPICVGLYAQWGSGKSFLLKKLEDEMKTFAGQQMEPLLGPSWLAAILSLLLCGAVALALGFTSDPKLAAAVSLSLLALLYIFFVVVYFGGRREGDNWNWAWLLSNRLARHIGYLELLLKLMFVNPPELPEQSARALPVRFLFTDYNRLSSVGGETSMAEMIATLSDACEREFGFLATRLFRVFKTDDTQGKSKWKKTCCVPSFVLSALVTGCLASGAALLAVLRAGGDKRTLGGALMALGGVVGAALLLNCRTWWRLSDAVLNSQRKRLHGAANKMHKLKSEGFMKVLKSEVELMAKMAKTIDGFTRHQTRLAVVIDSLDSCEQDKVLQMLDTVRVLFSKGPFISIFASDPHIIIKAINQNLNSVLRDFVNGHDYMRNIVHLPVFLNSRGLSGARKMGGADSAGAPANGDAAAAEGGAWHEELDRKLSQHSLGELAKCGSGKSALGRRDTYRRRQAQRSLTRQMSLDLTKLMVAEDWLTDISPQSMRRLLNIVSVTGRLLRANQIAFNWDRLASWINLTEQWPYRTSWLLLFLEESDGVPERATLKNVYERVLRNIPTSKDVEPLLEIDGDVRAFEVFVASRTPVLTAGDVRTFLPCTVNLDPKLREIIADVRAAREQADLSAAGYPSLQEVRPAGRPASVYSQVSSACSPSASFGGAPPPHSSYYSGMAGPQHPFYNRGSASVVSATPPTLLSAVTTEGVCERVRQIPGMDQAMLAAYTATIRKANANGRVLSQCNLDELKNEMNMNFGDWQLFRANVLEMRQAESQALYEEAASEQGSAAGVAPAGGQRGASAGATPRAGHAPASDVSPVYSFTLSFDDLSAIGLDEQHAHRHAAAAAAQWTVVPQRSGSVSSLNSQESSNDIARLTDKQQAEYRCAYQEYIAQMAQLEAGGGDRPLAPQPGHFGGASDGKRAKAPSDNADGDALHPITEEDEKVDPASSSKSLLARKTSAERAGLKSAAGPRYHKLASDDDESEESDGKARTGVCSLALKGKDYLSDATLDKKDSSDSGVRSNESSPNHSLQDEEAELSQTERSHLIRDDARMSICSPDEAWPAHARDRAWNLNRAGAGVALNNNANNGQRAGDAVVPPPPATPTTANENVRVVHLRRGLKPGDPPEVCAVTNDAVVFGDERESIL; encoded by the exons ATGGACACCACCACATCCATCAAGATGACCACCATGGCCATCCAGAAGCTGTTCGGCCACGTGGAGGAGGAGAACCTGACGGCGCTGCGAGACCACCTGGACCGCTTCAAGGAAGTGGACGGACGCAGCGAC AACGGGCAGACGCCGCTGATGCTGGCCGCCGAGCAGGGCAGCCTGGAAATCGTGCAGGAGCTCATCCGGCGAGGGGCCAACGTCAACCTGGACGACGTG gACTGCTGGTCGGCGCTGATCTCGGCCGCCAAGGAAGGTCACGTGGAGGTCGTGAAGGAGCTCCTGGACAACAGCGCCTACGTCGAGCATCGCGACGTG GGCGGATGGACGGCGCTCATGTGGGCGGCGTACAAGGGTCGCGTGGAGGTCGCCAAGGCGCTGCTGGAGCACGGCGCCAACCCCAACACCACCGGACAG TACAGCGTGTACCCGATCATCTGGGCGTCCGGCCGAGGTCACGCCGACGTGGTGAAGCTCCTGTTGGACGGCGGCGCCAAAGTCAACTGCTCGGATAAG TACGGGACGACGTCTCTCATCTGGGCGTCGCGGAAAGGCCATTTCCGCTGCGTCACGCACCTGCTGGAGAACGGCGCCGACGTGGACCAGGACGGGGCG AACTCCATGACGGCGCTGATCGTGGCGGTGAAGGGCGGCTTCGCCGACGTGGTGAAGGAGCTGCTGAAGCGCAACCCCAACGTCAACATGACGGACAAAGACGGCAACACGGCGCTGATGATCGCCGCCAAGGAAGGCTACACCGAGATCGTGCAGGACCTCCTGGACGCCGGCACATACGTCAACATTCCCGACCGG AGCGGCGATACGGTGCTGATCGGAGCGGTGAGGGGCGGTCATGTGGAGATCGTCAGAGCGCTGCTGCACAAATACGCCGACATCGACATCCGCGGACAG GAGAGCAAGACGGCGCTGTACTGGGCGGTGGAGAAGGGCAACGCGGCGATGGTGCGCGACATCCTGCAGTGCAACCCCGACACGGAGACGTGCACCAAG GACGGCGAGACGCCGCTGATCAAAGCCACCAAGATGAGGAGCATCGACATCGTGGAGCTGCTGCTGGATAAAGGCGCCAAGGTGTCCGCCGTCGACAAG AGAGGAGACACGCCCCTGCACATCGCCATCCGCGGGCGCAGCCGGCGCCTGGCCGAGCTGCTCCTGAGGAACCCGAAAGATGGCCGCCTCCTCTACCGGCCCAACAAGGCGGGCGAGACGCCCTACAACGTCGACTGCAGCCACCAGAAGAGCATCCTCACGCAGATCTTCGGCGCac GTCACCTGTCGCCCAGCGAGTGCGACGGCGACATGCTGGCCTACGACCTGTACAGCTCGGCGCTGGCCGACATCCTGAGCGAGCCCACCATGCAGCCGCCCATCTGCGTGGGTCTCTACGCGCAGTGGGGCAGCGGCAAGTCCTTCCTGCTCAAGAAGCTGGAAG ACGAGATGAAGACGTTCGCGGGCCAGCAGATGGAGCCGCTGTTGGGCCCGTCCTggctggcggccatcttgtccctCCTGCTGTGCGGCGCGGTGGCGCTGGCGCTGGGCTTCACCTCCGACCCCAAGTTGGCCGCCGCCGTCTCGCTCAGCCTGCTGGCGCTGCTCTACATCTTCTTCG TGGTGGTCTACTTCGGGGGCCGGCGCGAGGGCGACAACTGGAACTGGGCGTGGCTGCTGAGCAACCGCCTGGCGCGCCACATCGGATACTTGGAGCTCCTCCTCAAGCTGATGTTCGTCAACCCGCCCGAGCTCCCGGAGCAGAGCGCCCGAGCGCTGCCCGTCAG GTTTCTGTTCACCGATTACAATCGGCTGTCGAGCGTCGGCGGCGAGACGTCGATGGCCGAGATGATCGCCACACTGTCGGACGCCTGCGAGCGGGAGTTTGGCTTCCTGGCCACGCGCCTCTTCAGGGTCTTCAAGACGGACGACACGCAAG GCAAGAGCAAGTGGAAGAAGACGTGCTGCGTGCCGTCGTTCGTGCTGTCGGCGCTGGTGACGGGCTGCCTGGCGAGCGGCGCGGCGCTGCTGGCCGTCCTGCGGGCGGGCGGGGACAAGCGGACGCTGGGCGGCGCGCTGATGGCGCTGGGCGGCGTGGTGGGCGCGGCCCTCCTGCTCAACTGCCGCACGTGGTGGCGGCTGTCGGACGCCGTGCTCAACTCGCAGCGGAAGCGGCTGCACGGCGCCGCCAACAAGATGCACAAGCTCAAGAGCGAAGGATTCATGAAG GTCCTCAAGAGCGAGGTGGAGCTGATGGCCAAGATGGCCAAGACCATCGACGGCTTCACGCGGCACCAGACCAGGTTGGCCGTCGTCATCGACAGCTTGGACTCGTGCGAGCAGGACAAAGTTCTGCAGATGCTCGACACG GTGCGAGTGCTGTTTTCCAAGGGGCCGTTCATCTCCATCTTCGCCAGCGACCCGCACATCATCATCAAGGCCATCAACCAGAACCTGAACAGCGTCCTGCGCGACTTCGTCAACGGACACGACTACATGCGCAACATCGTCCACCTGCCCGTCTTCCTCAACAGCCGAGGCCTGTCCGGCGCCAGGAAGATGGGCGGGGCCGACTCGGCCGGGGCGCCCGCCAACggggacgccgccgccgccgagggCGGGGCCTGGCACGAGGAGCTGGACCGCAAGTTGTCGCAGCACAGCTTGGGAGAACTCGCCAAGTGTGGCAGCGGCAAGAGCGCCCTCGGCCGGCGG GACACGTACCGGCGGCGCCAGGCGCAGCGTTCGCTGACTCGCCAGATGTCGCTGGACTTGACCAAACTGATGGTGGCCGAAGATTGGCTCACCGACATCAGCCCGCAGAGCATGCGAAGACTCCTCAACATCGTCTCCGTCACGG GTCGCCTGCTGCGAGCCAATCAGATCGCGTTCAACTGGGACCGGCTGGCGTCGTGGATCAACCTGACGGAGCAGTGGCCGTACCGCACGTCGtggctcctcctcttcctggAGGAGAGCGACGGCGTTCCCGAGCGCGCCACGCTCAAGAACGTCTACGAGAG GGTGTTGCGCAACATCCCCACCAGCAAGGACGTGGAGCCGCTGCTGGAGATCGACGGCGACGTGCGCGCCTTCGAAGTGTTCGTGGCGTCGCGGACGCCCGTCCTCACCGCCGGGGACGTTCGCACCTTCCTGCCCTGCACCGTCAACCTCGACCCCAAACTCCGAGAAATCATCGCCG ACGTGCGCGCGGCCCGCGAGCAGGCCGACCTGAGCGCGGCGGGCTACCCGAGCCTGCAGGAGGTCCGGCCGGCGGGCCGACCCGCCTCCGTGTACAGCCAGGTGTCGTCGGCGTGCTCGCCGTCCGCCTCCTTCGGCGGGGCCCCGCCCCCTCACAGCAGCTACTACAGCGGCATGGCCGGACCCCAGCACCCCTTCTACAACCGG GGCTCCGCCTCCGTGGTCTCGGCGACCCCGCCCACCCTCCTGAGCGCCGTGACGACGGAGGGCGTGTGCGAGCGCGTCAGACAGATCCCGGGCATGGACCAGGCCATGTTGGCGGCGTACACCGCCACCATCCGCAAG GCCAACGCCAACGGCCGCGTCCTGTCGCAGTGCAACCTGGACGAGCTGAAGAATGAGATGAACATGAACTTCGGAGACTGGCAGCTGTTCCGAGCCAAC GTGCTGGAAATGCGTCAGGCGGAGAGCCAGGCGCTGTACGAGGAGGCCGCCAGCGAGCAAGGCAGCGCGGCGGGCGTCGCCCCCGCCGGGGGCCAGCGAGGGGCCTCGGCGGGGGCGACGCCCCGCGCGGGCCACGCCCCCGCCAGCGACGTGTCGCCCGTGTACAGCTTCACGCTGAGCTTCGACGACCTCAGCGCCATCGGCCTGGACGAGCAGCACGCGCACAGacacgccgccgccgctgccgcccaGTGGACG GTCGTCCCCCAGCGGAGCGGCAGCGTCAGCAGCCTCAACTCGCAGGAATCCAGCAACGACATCGCCAGACTGACCGACAAGCAGCAAGCCGAGTACCGATGCGCCTACCAGGAATACATCGCGCAGATGGCGCAGTTGGAGGCCGGCGGCGGCGACAGACCGCTCGCGCCTCAGCCCGGACACTTCGGCGGCGCGTCGGACGGCAAGAGGGCCAAAGCGCCGTCCGACAACGCCGACGGCGACGCGCTCCATCCCATCACCGAGGAGGACGAGAAGGTCGACCCGGCCTCCTCGTCCAAGTCGCTGCTGGCCCGCAAGACCTCGGCGGAGCGCGCCGGACTCAAATCGGCGGCGGGCCCGCGCTACCACAAACTGGCCAGCGACGACGACGAGTCGGAGGAGTCGGACGGCAAGGCCCGGACGGGCGTCTGCTCGCTGGCGCTCAAGGGCAAGGACTACCTGTCGGACGCCACCTTGGACAAGAAGGACTCGTCCGACTCGGGCGTGCGCTCCAACGAGAGCTCGCCCAACCACTCGCTGCAGGACGAGGAGGCGGAGCTGTCGCAGACGGAGCGCTCGCACCTGATCCGGGACGACGCCCGCATGTCCATCTGCAGCCCCGACGAGGCCTGGCCCGCCCACGCCCGCGACCGCGCGTGGAACCTCAACCGCGCCGGCGCCGGCGTGGCGCTCAACAACAACGCCAACAACGGCCAGCGGGCCGGAGACGCCGTCGTCCCGCCCCCGCCGGCCACGCCCACCACCGCCAACGAGAACGTGCGAGTGGTCCACCTGAGGCGGGGCCTGAAGCCGGGAGACCCTCCCGAGGTCTGCGCCGTCACCAACGACGCCGTCGTCTTCGGCGACGAGCGCGAGAGCATCCTGTGA